A region of Aquila chrysaetos chrysaetos chromosome 13, bAquChr1.4, whole genome shotgun sequence DNA encodes the following proteins:
- the UTP25 gene encoding digestive organ expansion factor homolog: MGAGAGMGKRRGGRELLRSLSKKQKKHLREFGEEHPFYDKVSGRPEATQICELSENSDKSSTESDSETEVEQVSVYHKLLATLKTSPESESEEDESESEEAGESEAEVDSEGSQETGEADGGGEDKNDIPEQEKATDTAEQTLGQEQADGADTSCDPSHGVIEEFTDVKHESEFSLETNFMEEESEDCNADKRDSNSSQVFSEDPFKQHMDKELEEKEVEKMSTLPKSSSQSKWPRLGQLTFSSTLEKHKTLKVDKEVDVKQLYLHKPLESTWPKVNKQFLSSVNKPSDPCFTPLQRELFCIMNTYRDLFYPERNALTNGEEIRHAYCLHALNHVLKANAQVLSNNAKRRDQKPGTDNDDYRDQGLTRPKVLMIVPFRECALRIVHIFVSLLEVNDKRKIDVSNKKRFKGEFGSDPEEKPPSLKRPEDYEAVFAGNIDDHFRIGVAILQKSMRLYAPFYSSDIIIASPLGMRTIIGAEGEKKRDFDFLSSIEILIIDQADIYLMQNWEHVLHLMKHINLLPLDSHGVDFSRVRMLNLSNWSKYYRQTLLFSALQDPQINSVVNKHCFNYMGQVAVRNVPLSGSINHVVVQLPHVFRRLEAENVTSVIDTRFQFFIDKVLPEYRDAIMSHTLIYVPSYFDYVRLRNYFKKEELNFTHICEYTKKAGVCRARRFFLKGEKQFLLFTERFHFYKRYTIKGIRNLIFYELPTYSHFYSEICNMMKATDNGVDATWTCTVLYSKYDAQKLAAVVGIDRTAQMIQSKKNVHLFVTGENE; this comes from the exons ATGGGCGCCGGAGCCGGCATGGGgaagcggcggggcgggcgggaaCTGCTGCGCAGCCTGagcaagaagcagaagaagCACCTGCGGGAGTTCGGGGAGGAGCACCCTTTCTATGACAA GGTTTCTGGAAGACCAGAAGCAACTCAAATCTGTGAACtg TCTGAGAATTCTGATAAATCGAGCACAGAAAGCGATTCAGAAACTGAAGTGGAACAGGTCTCTGTATATCATAAGCTCCTGGCTACCCTGAAGACCTCTCCTGAGTCTGAGAGTGAGGAAGATGAAAGTGAATCAGAAGAAGCTGGGGAAAGTGAGGCAGAAGTGGACAGTGAAGGGTCCCAGGAGACTGGAGAAGCAGATGGAGGTGGAGAAGATAAGAATGATATACCAGAGCAGGAAAAAG CTACAGACACAGCAGAGCAGACGCttgggcaggagcaggctgatGGCGCAGATACCTCTTGTGACCCAAGTCATGGAGTAATTGAGGAGTTTACTGATGTGAAACACGAATCTGAATTTAGCTTGGAAACCAATTTCATGGAAGAGGAGAGTGAAGATTGCAATGCAGATAAGAGAGACAGCAATTCTTCACAAGTTTTTTCAGAAG ATCCATTTAAACAGCACATGGATAAAgaacttgaagaaaaagaagtagaaaaaatgtCTACACTTCCTAAAAGTTCAAGTCAAAGCAAG tggccAAGGTTGGGCCAACTAACTTTTTCTTCAACTTTGGAGAAACATAAAACTTTGAAAGTAGACAAAGAAGTTGATGTGAAACAGCTTTATCTTCACAAGCCTTTAGAATCCACTTGGCCAAAAGTGAATAAACAATTTCTGTCCTCAGTCAACAAACCAAGCGATCCCTGTTTTACTCCGTTACAAAGAGAGCTCTTCTGTATCATGAATACATACCGGGATTTGTTCTATCcggaaagaaatgctttaacAAATGGAGAAGAAATCCGGCATGCTTACTGCTTGCATGCCTTGAACCATGTTCTGAAGGCAAATGCCCAGGTGCTCAGCAACAATGCCAAACGAAGAGACCAAAAGCCAGGGACTGACAATGATGACTACAGGGATCAGGGGCTCACTAGACCTAAG GTACTGATGATAGTGCCCTTCAGGGAATGTGCTTTGCGAATTGTGCATATTTTCGTCAGTCTTCTTGAAGtgaatgacaaaagaaaaatagatgtaaGTAATAAAAAGCGTTTCAAAGGGGAGTTTGGCTCTGACCCAGAAGAGAAGCCCCCCAGCCTGAAAAGACCTGAAGATTATGAAGCCGTCTTTGCTGGCAACATTGACGACCATTTCAGAATTG GGGTTGCGATTCTTCAAAAGAGTATGAGGCTATATGCACCATTTTACTCATCAGATATCATCATTGCCTCTCCCCTGGGTATGAGGACTATTATTGGCGCAgagggggagaagaagagagacTTTGATTTTCTATCATCAATAGAAATTCTCATAATTGATCAAGCAGATATTTACCTGATGCAGAACTGGGAACATGTTCTG CACCTGATGAAGCACATTAACCTGCTGCCTCTGGATTCCCATGGGGTAGACTTTTCCCGAGTGCGAATGCTGAATCTCAGTAACTGGTCCAAGTACTACCGCCAGACACTGCTGTTCAGCGCTCTTCAGGATCCCCAGATTAACTCTGTCGTCAACAAACACTGCTTCAATTACATGGGGCAG GTGGCCGTCCGCAACGTACCGCTCAGTGGCTCCATTAACCACGTTGTGGTCCAGCTTCCTCATGTTTTTCGGAGGCTAGAAGCTGAAAATGTAACTTCTGTAATAGATACCAG gtttcagtttttcatcGACAAAGTTTTGCCGGAGTACCGCGATGCCATCATGTCACACACACTCATTTATGTTCCATCGTATTTTGACTACGTGCGTCTTCGAAATTACTTTAAGAAAGAGGAGCTGAATTTTACTCACATTTGTGAATACACTAAAAAGGCTGGCGTCTGCAGAGCAAGACGGTTCTTTCTTAAGGGAGAGAAGCAGTTTTTATTGTTCACTGAGCGCTTCCACTTCTACAAAAG GTATACGATAAAAGGCATTAGGAACCTCATTTTCTATGAGTTACCAACCTACTCCCACTTCTACAGTGAGATTTGTAATATGATGAAGGCCACAGACAATGGAGTGGATGCTACTTGGACCTGTACTGTGCTCTACTCCAAGTATGATGCTCAGAAATTGGCTGCAGTGGTTGGCATAGATCGCACAGCTCAAATGATACAGTCCAAGAAAAATGTGCATCTCTTTGttacaggagaaaatgaataa